The DNA sequence GAGCCACGATTTCGAGGTAGCGATAGAGGAAGGAGCAACCTTTATCCGGGTGGGAACCGCCATCTTCGGTCCGAGGAGGCGTTAAAATGGATTTCATTAGAGAAAGGGACGATGGGGTCTCCCTCTCACTAAGGGTGAAACCAGGAGCAGGGAGGACTGGCATAGTGGGGGAAGAGGGGAGGAGGCTCGTTATTCAGATCTCAGCCCCTCCTGTGGAGGGAAAAGCCAACAGAGAACTGATCTCATTTCTGGCAAAAAAACTTGACATCCCTAAATCAAGGATCTCCTTCCTCATTGGAGAAAAAGGAAGGGAAAAAGCTCTACTTATCGCCGGGAGTTCTAAAAAAGAGATCGAGAGAAAAATAGCCTCTCTCCTACGAGGTAAAAAATGACTACTGCTGACCTGATAGTGAAAAACGCCTCGGAACTTATCACCTGTGGGGGCAATGCCCCAAAGACGGGCTCTGCTTTAGCTGAACTCGGGATATTGAGAAACGGTTTTTTAGCAGCATATAAGGGGAAGGTCGTCTTCATTGGTGATGAGGAGGCGTTTCATCGGGAGGTAAAACCTATTCCTGATGCCACGGTAATCGATGCCTCCTCGCGAGTGGTTATGCCCGGTTTCGTCGATCCCCATACCCATCTCGTGTTTGCCGGAACCAGAGAGGAGGAGTTCCTTCTCCGGCTCTCCGGGATGAGCTATCGGGAGATAGCTGCCCGGGGCGGGGGGATAATGAGCACCGTGCGCGCCACCAGAGAGGCTTCGGAAGAGGAACTCTTCAGGCTGGGTATGGCACGGCTGAATAAGATGTTGGAGAAGGGCACTACCACCTGTGAGGCGAAAAGCGGTTATGGCCTTTCGGTTGACAGCGAGCTCAAAATCCTTCGGGTGATAAAAAGGCTCAATGAAAAACATCCAGTGGAGGTAATCCCCACCTTTCTCGGCGCCCACACCATCCCTGCGGAATACAAGAATAACCGGGAAGAATACATCGAGCTCATAATAAAGAAAATGCTTCCCAAGGTGGCGGGGGAGAAGCTCGCCTCCTTCTGTGATGTATTCGTGGAACAAGGGGCATTC is a window from the Acidobacteriota bacterium genome containing:
- a CDS encoding YggU family protein, whose product is MDFIRERDDGVSLSLRVKPGAGRTGIVGEEGRRLVIQISAPPVEGKANRELISFLAKKLDIPKSRISFLIGEKGREKALLIAGSSKKEIERKIASLLRGKK
- a CDS encoding imidazolonepropionase, which gives rise to MTTADLIVKNASELITCGGNAPKTGSALAELGILRNGFLAAYKGKVVFIGDEEAFHREVKPIPDATVIDASSRVVMPGFVDPHTHLVFAGTREEEFLLRLSGMSYREIAARGGGIMSTVRATREASEEELFRLGMARLNKMLEKGTTTCEAKSGYGLSVDSELKILRVIKRLNEKHPVEVIPTFLGAHTIPAEYKNNREEYIELIIKKMLPKVAGEKLASFCDVFVEQGAFTLVEGEMVLKAAKGYGLRLKVHADQLSPGVGAEFAVKNEAISAEHLEYISESGIRALAENKVAGVLLPTSNFFLREEKLPPVREMVEAGVPIALGTDFNPGTSPVESMQMVIYLACLLYGLSVAEA